One genomic segment of Amycolatopsis sp. WQ 127309 includes these proteins:
- a CDS encoding MarR family winged helix-turn-helix transcriptional regulator, whose product MEADDGFAPAEADTWESLLSVILWLPAALEGRLKQDGLSHAEFLILWCLSQHQDRTMTSLAEMSRVTPSHLSRIASRLEKQGWLVRKSDPADTRYTIASLTPAGSRKYDESAPGYYATLREHVFGLLTEEQLGQLGGITGIVARSLDPTAG is encoded by the coding sequence GTGGAAGCGGATGACGGCTTCGCCCCGGCCGAGGCGGACACCTGGGAGTCGCTGCTGTCCGTGATCCTGTGGCTGCCCGCGGCGCTGGAGGGGCGGCTCAAGCAGGACGGCCTGAGTCACGCCGAATTCCTCATCCTGTGGTGCCTGTCGCAGCACCAGGACCGCACCATGACGTCGCTGGCGGAGATGTCGCGGGTCACGCCGTCGCACCTGTCCCGCATCGCCTCCCGGCTGGAGAAGCAGGGCTGGCTCGTCCGCAAGTCCGACCCGGCCGACACCCGCTACACGATCGCGTCACTGACCCCGGCGGGGTCGCGGAAGTACGACGAGTCGGCACCCGGCTACTACGCGACCCTGCGCGAGCACGTCTTCGGCCTGCTGACCGAGGAGCAGCTCGGTCAGCTCGGCGGCATCACCGGAATCGTCGCGCGCTCCCTCGACCCGACCGCGGGCTAG
- a CDS encoding NADP-dependent oxidoreductase, with amino-acid sequence MRAARYHDYGPAEVLVVEDVPEPHAGPGEVRIRVAAASVNPVDWKVRSGAARAMFEVGFPAIPGRDAAGVVDEVGEGVTGVTVGDRVFGLGGVFGASAQYATLSAWAPVPDEWTLAQAAGAGLAVDTAGSGLDALGDLAGRTLLVEGAAGGVGSAAVALAVARGATVIGTASAGKHGYLRELGALPTTYGEGLADRVRELAPGGVDAVLDTAASGSLPDLVAIAGDADRVVTVADAARAGDLGVRARSSENNSALLAEGAALGARGGYTPHLAATYALDDIADAHRDSEGGHTQGKIVVLL; translated from the coding sequence ATGCGCGCAGCCCGCTACCACGACTACGGCCCGGCGGAGGTGCTCGTCGTCGAGGACGTCCCGGAACCGCACGCCGGACCCGGCGAGGTCCGGATCCGCGTCGCCGCCGCCAGTGTGAACCCGGTCGACTGGAAAGTGCGCTCGGGGGCGGCCCGCGCGATGTTCGAGGTCGGCTTCCCGGCGATCCCCGGTCGCGACGCCGCCGGCGTGGTGGACGAGGTCGGCGAAGGCGTCACCGGTGTCACCGTCGGTGACCGGGTGTTCGGGCTCGGCGGTGTGTTCGGGGCGTCCGCGCAGTACGCCACGCTGTCCGCGTGGGCGCCGGTGCCGGACGAGTGGACCCTCGCGCAGGCCGCCGGCGCCGGGCTGGCCGTCGACACCGCCGGCAGCGGGCTCGACGCGCTCGGCGACCTGGCCGGCCGCACGCTGCTGGTCGAAGGCGCGGCCGGCGGAGTGGGCAGTGCCGCCGTCGCGCTGGCCGTGGCGCGCGGCGCCACCGTCATCGGCACGGCGAGCGCGGGCAAGCACGGCTACCTGCGCGAGCTGGGCGCGCTGCCCACCACCTACGGCGAAGGGCTGGCCGACCGGGTCCGCGAGCTCGCGCCCGGCGGGGTGGACGCCGTGCTCGACACGGCCGCTTCCGGCTCGCTGCCCGACCTCGTCGCCATCGCCGGTGACGCGGACCGCGTCGTGACGGTCGCCGACGCGGCCCGTGCGGGTGACCTCGGCGTCCGGGCCCGTTCGTCGGAGAACAACTCCGCGCTGCTCGCCGAAGGCGCCGCGCTGGGCGCCCGGGGCGGGTACACACCGCACCTCGCGGCGACCTACGCGCTGGACGACATCGCCGACGCGCACCGGGATTCCGAAGGCGGCCACACCCAGGGGAAGATCGTCGTCCTCCTCTGA
- a CDS encoding DUF2306 domain-containing protein produces MSRIGTALRRPWIVPFYFLVFGFLAFRLPNYVGLDPSKSTAATRLDVPFYYPLLVTHIFFGSVAFVTAAIQVWPKLRNKYPKLHRVSGRIYVFGGALPAGIAILTITPLLTHGPGQKVGNAILGLLWLITTITGFRRARQGRIVEHREWMLRSFALAFSILASRFWLGPAILWLEPEVFTMGVDGPAAVQDQVSTLTSWVPWVVNLLIAEFFINRARYKKLGEQAAKRKAAQARAVASETADEATLVPDAKTPLLDARPSPDPVA; encoded by the coding sequence ATGTCACGCATCGGAACGGCGCTGAGACGCCCCTGGATCGTCCCCTTCTACTTCCTCGTGTTCGGTTTCCTCGCGTTCCGGCTGCCCAACTACGTCGGCCTGGATCCGAGCAAGTCGACGGCGGCGACCCGGCTGGACGTGCCGTTCTACTACCCGCTGCTGGTGACGCACATCTTCTTCGGCTCGGTCGCGTTCGTGACCGCGGCGATCCAGGTGTGGCCCAAGCTGCGCAACAAGTACCCGAAGCTGCACCGGGTGTCCGGCCGGATCTACGTCTTCGGCGGCGCGCTGCCGGCCGGGATCGCGATCCTGACGATCACGCCGCTGCTGACGCACGGCCCCGGGCAGAAGGTCGGCAACGCGATCCTCGGGCTGCTGTGGCTGATCACCACGATCACCGGGTTCCGCCGGGCCCGTCAGGGCCGCATCGTGGAGCACCGCGAGTGGATGCTGCGCAGCTTCGCGCTGGCCTTCTCGATCCTGGCGTCGCGCTTCTGGCTCGGCCCGGCGATCCTCTGGCTGGAGCCGGAGGTCTTCACGATGGGCGTCGACGGCCCGGCCGCGGTGCAGGACCAGGTGTCCACGCTGACGTCGTGGGTGCCGTGGGTGGTCAACCTGCTGATCGCGGAGTTCTTCATCAACCGCGCCCGCTACAAGAAGCTGGGCGAGCAGGCCGCGAAGCGCAAGGCGGCCCAGGCTCGCGCGGTCGCATCGGAGACAGCTGACGAGGCGACCCTGGTCCCGGACGCGAAGACGCCGCTGCTGGACGCACGGCCGTCGCCCGATCCGGTGGCCTGA